The genomic interval GAGGCGGATGAGCATCGCATTCGTGCCATTCTCGACACCGTTAAAGATGCCATCATCACCGCTGATGAGAAGGGTACCATCGAGACATTTAATCCTGGGGCATCGGCTATTTTCGGCTATCAAGCGGACGAGGTGATTGGGCGTAATGTCTCTATACTGATGCCGGAGCCGATGCGCTCAGAACATGATGGCTATCTGCAACGCTACCAGAGTGGTGCTCCGGCAAGACTGGTAGGGCAGACAGTGGAGCAGAAGGGGGAGCATCGGGACGGTACAGTGTTCCCGATTGACTTGGGTATCGGCGTTATGCTGATCGATGGTAAGCGTAAATTCACCGGTGTTATCCGCGATATCACCGATCGCAAGCTGGCCGAGGAGGAGGTGCGCCGCATGGCAATGACTGATCCCCTCACCGGTCTGGCCAATCGTAACCGCTTCCACTCCTCTCTGGAGGAGGCGTTCAAAATGGCTGAGCGCAGAAAGTGGCAGGTGGCTCTGATTAGTCTTGATCTCGACAAATTCAAGCCGGTTAACGACACCCATGGTCACCAGGTGGGAGATAAATTGCTTGAGCAGGTGGCTGTACGGTTGTTAAAGATCTCCCGTGAAACAGACACGGTGGCACGTCTCGGTGGTGACGAATTCTCCGTCATCCTGGTTAATGTCGTAGACCAGGAGGCGACACAGATCCCGGCTCAGCGGATGCTCGATGAGATCGCAAAACCCTTTGTCATTAATGGGCAGTGGCTGGAGATTGGTACCAGTATCGGAGTTGCCATCTACCCGAGAGATGCCGCTGATCCCGAGGCACTGATACGATGCTCCGATCTGGCGCTCTATGCCGCCAAAGAGGGTGGACGAAATCGCTACTGCCACTACAGCAGTGAGATGGAAGCGGAAAGCGAGAAGGTTTGACGTGCTGAATTTTGTCGATAAAATCCGTCGTCATGCAGCCGTTGCCAAAGGCAACTTCAGCAGCATGTTCGGAGAGATTGAGATACCGCCATTACCAGCGGCGATATCCCGGCTGGTGACTGAAATCGGCAAGGAAGAGCCGGATATGCAGCAGCTCGGCCAAATGGTGGCAGCGACGCCTGAGATCTCCATGAAAATCCTACAGACGGTCAACTCTGCACTCTTTTTTCTACCCAATCCGGTTAACAGTGTCACCCATGCGGTTACTCTGCTGGGACTTAAGCGTATCCGCCCCCTGATCCTCTCCTTCGCCACGGCCCACTCCCTGCCGACACCACCGGGCGAGTTGTTTGAGCAGCAGGTGTTCTGGTCCGATTCACTGCTTAAGGCACTTATCGCACGCGCTTTTGCCGATAGCCACTGCCCGGATGATCGGGAGGATGCTTTTACCGCCATGTTGCTGGCCGACATAGCACTGCCGGTTCTTCTCACCTCCTGGAGTGAGTATTACCAACCGGTGGTGAGACGTTGGCGGGGGGCGGGTGAACGCCTCTCCCGGTTGGAGCGAGACAGCTTCCAGTGGGATCATGCCCAGGCAGGAGCCTGGATTCTCCAGGATTGGGGCTTTCCTGAGGAGCTGGTCTGCTTTGTCGGACTGCACAATGCAGATGGTGATACTGTAAGGGAGTTTGAACTGCAGGAGAGCGCCGCCTTGCCGGTGGCCGTTGCGGCAATGGCGCCCGGCTGTCTCAATCCTGACCCTGTGCGGGCGCGGGCAATGCTGGAGGCTGCAGCGAGAGAGTTTCAGCTGACAGAGACAAGGCTTCAGGAGAAAGTTATGGAGATTCGTATGGGTTTTGGTGAGATCTGTAGCCTTTTCGATATTATCCAAGGCGAGGGGGGCGCCACACTGGACCTGCTGGATAGGGTGCTGCTGGAGATGGTGGAGGAGGCATGAGGGAAAAGCAACAGGCCCCGGATAAAGCACATGGCGGAGAGCCACAGAGGAGCCGGCTGTTTCGCTTTGTCTCATTTATTACCCATATCCAGTTGGGCTATCTGCTCCGGGATGGACGACATCCGAAAATGGCGGTTAGGTTGTTTGTCTTTATCGAGGCCGTCTCCGCTCTGGCTATCATCAGTACTACCGCCTATCTGATCGATCTGCCTCTGCTGTTTCCACCGCTGGGTCCCTCGGCTTTTATTCTCTTTTTTACCCCGCTGGCGAGAACAGCCGCTCCACGCTCGGTACTTCTTGCCCACAGTATGGGGTTGTTTGTCGGTCTGGCAATGGTCGGGCTCTTTTCCCTGCTCTTTCCCGATGCCGCTCTGTCGCCGGGTGACAGCCTCAACTGGGCACGCATTGCCACCCTCTCGTTGGCGATGGGAGTAGCCAGTCTGGGGATGATCCTTTTCCATTGTGAGCATCCCCCGGCCGCAGCCACTACACTGATTGCCGCCATGGGCTTTATCGACAGTCATACTCAGGTGTTCGGTTATCTGGTGGCGGTGTTGCTGCTGATTCTCCAGGCGATAATTTTCAACCGTATGATGGGTGGGCTTCCCTTCCCGCTTTGGAACTTTTCACCTGAGGCGGCGCGCCAGTACCCGGATCTTGCCGGTCTGAGTGATCGTGAGATCACTAGTCGAGACAAGATACAGGAGCGGATTTTTCGGCGTCAGAAGTGATAAACCCTCTGCTGTAGAGGGCTGCTTTAGCTTAGCGACAGGGTATAATCACCCACCGCTTTTTTATTGAACAACCGTAGGCAAAACAGAGATGGATAGCAGCAGTATTGAACTTAACGGCTCAGAGGTGGAGAGCATCCAGGTTGATGACGGCAGAGTAGTCCTGCGTCTCTCCCGCGCCATCATCATAAAAACTATCAGTGGCTCCACCGAACGTACCCGCTGGTGGCAGGCCGGTGAGCTGATCTTTGAAGGAGCAGAAGTGGAGGGAGAGCTGCCTGAATGCCCCACAGTCTGTGCCGGTGGTGACGTGGGTGAAAACGTCTACACCTATCGTGACATGATCCCCGTCCCGCTTGAGAGCCGGGGTCACGCCCACTGTGATCTACGTTTTGAGGGCAGTGACGTACATCTTCTGGTTACGGGGGAGGGAGTTAAATTGAAAATGGATGACCGGCCTCGATATATCGATCATATTCGCTCGTAAGCAGTATTCAACCTAGAATCCTCAGTTGGGCAGGGTGGAGAGTGCACTTGCGGTGGCGCAGTACAAGGCACAACGACGAGGAATAGTTGTTCTATTCCAAGGAGTTGTAACGCTGTAATGTGCCGCCTCAAGTGTGCTATCCGCCCTGTAGCGTAATTCACCCGGAGAGTGAAATAGGCAATCGCAGTCACTGCAATAAAAATCAATACGTTGCCCGCAGAATGGAGCGGTCAACTGAGGATTCTAGGTTCATCAAGGGGGGTGGAAACACAGCGGTGCTCACATCCCCAGTGCGCGGATCGGTACCAACAGCCGGGGATCATCCCACTCCCGCCGACCCATGGCCATGTAGTTGATATGCCCCTCTGGATCGATGACAAAAGTGGCGGGATAGCTGTAGACGCCCCAATCAACGGCGGTGGCTGCGTCCCGGTCGAGAAGTACCGGAAAACCGACCGGCGCTTTAGCGAGGTAGCGGGCAACCCGCTCACGCTTTTCACCCACATTGATTGAGATCAGGCGGCCATCGAACCGTTCAAGCCACTTTGCCGCCCGTTCCAGGGAGGGCATCTCCTCGCGGCAGGGACCACACCAGGTGGCCCAGAAGTTGATTACCAGCACTTTACCGCGGAAGTCAGAGAGGTTGACCTCTTCACCGCTCATCTCCTGCAGTGAGAAGGGCGGCGCCAGGGGTTGTTCATTCACCGGCATCAGCGTCTGTTGTGCTGTAGCAGGGAGAGTGAATAGCAGAAGTAGGGGGAGAAACCGGGCTTGTAGGCGGTGGAGTTGTCGTTTGCAAATAGACATCAGAAGTTAAGTAAAGCCTCTTTCTGTGTGATTCTATCCTCGGCCTGTTCCAAAATTTCCAGGCTCATCTTTGGCGTCAAGCCACCCAATTTCAGTCGTTTCAGGGCAGGTATTTGGTCGATGGCGGGGAGAGAGTGTGCCCGATCAGTTCCAACCAGGCTGTGCAGTTGTGCAACGACCACCAGATCGCAATAGTCTGGCTTATGCCCCTTGTTACGCATCCACTCTTCAGCCTCCAGAGCGGTAACGATAAAGTCAGTTGCGAACCCCCACTTACGCAGGATCATTCCGCCGGTCTGGGCGCGCAGGCTATCAATTGCGTGGTCAACTGTTGCTGGTTGCAGCTCTTCAGAATGGTAACCCTCTATGTAGTTGAGTACAGCGACGATACCGATATCATGCATTAGCCCGGCGAGCATGGCGTGCTCGGGGTCGAAGCGCTTGGTGATTTCAGCTAAAACACTACAGATGGCGGCAACATGGGTGCTGTGTTTCCAAAGCGCTTTCATGCGCTTCTGCAATAGTATTGAGCGGGACTTGAAGAGGTCACGTAGGGTATAGGTGAGCACCAGCTTATGGGTGAGGTCGTTGCCAAGTCGTACCACGGCACCAACACAGCTCTCCACCGGTGTGTGGCTGCCATAGAGGGCGCTGTTGGCCGCTTTGATCAGTTTAGCGGTGATCACCGGATCACTTTGTATCAGAGCGGCGATATGTTCTGCATCGTTAAGCTCGTCATTGACGGCTTGACCGATTCGCATTGCCACCTCGGGTAGGCTTGGCAGGGTGACCTCATCGTTTTCCAAATCTTTGAGGAAACGGCTGGTCAGTTCATTCTCATACTCCGTTGCATCTTCCGTGGCATCTCCACTCACTTCATAGCCTGTGTCTGTGGGA from Candidatus Sedimenticola sp. (ex Thyasira tokunagai) carries:
- a CDS encoding HDOD domain-containing protein — its product is MDTNSNHPDIEQLLIFQPLQALDQKQLVELARTINIESVDAGTTIMQRGSNDDYTLLLLEGELELTAADGKKNHISAGDPSAINPIARLRPRRYEVRAQTNIRILRIDNVLLLDVPTPTDTGYEVSGDATEDATEYENELTSRFLKDLENDEVTLPSLPEVAMRIGQAVNDELNDAEHIAALIQSDPVITAKLIKAANSALYGSHTPVESCVGAVVRLGNDLTHKLVLTYTLRDLFKSRSILLQKRMKALWKHSTHVAAICSVLAEITKRFDPEHAMLAGLMHDIGIVAVLNYIEGYHSEELQPATVDHAIDSLRAQTGGMILRKWGFATDFIVTALEAEEWMRNKGHKPDYCDLVVVAQLHSLVGTDRAHSLPAIDQIPALKRLKLGGLTPKMSLEILEQAEDRITQKEALLNF
- a CDS encoding TlpA disulfide reductase family protein, which produces MSICKRQLHRLQARFLPLLLLFTLPATAQQTLMPVNEQPLAPPFSLQEMSGEEVNLSDFRGKVLVINFWATWCGPCREEMPSLERAAKWLERFDGRLISINVGEKRERVARYLAKAPVGFPVLLDRDAATAVDWGVYSYPATFVIDPEGHINYMAMGRREWDDPRLLVPIRALGM
- a CDS encoding HPP family protein; its protein translation is MREKQQAPDKAHGGEPQRSRLFRFVSFITHIQLGYLLRDGRHPKMAVRLFVFIEAVSALAIISTTAYLIDLPLLFPPLGPSAFILFFTPLARTAAPRSVLLAHSMGLFVGLAMVGLFSLLFPDAALSPGDSLNWARIATLSLAMGVASLGMILFHCEHPPAAATTLIAAMGFIDSHTQVFGYLVAVLLLILQAIIFNRMMGGLPFPLWNFSPEAARQYPDLAGLSDREITSRDKIQERIFRRQK
- a CDS encoding HDOD domain-containing protein, with amino-acid sequence MLNFVDKIRRHAAVAKGNFSSMFGEIEIPPLPAAISRLVTEIGKEEPDMQQLGQMVAATPEISMKILQTVNSALFFLPNPVNSVTHAVTLLGLKRIRPLILSFATAHSLPTPPGELFEQQVFWSDSLLKALIARAFADSHCPDDREDAFTAMLLADIALPVLLTSWSEYYQPVVRRWRGAGERLSRLERDSFQWDHAQAGAWILQDWGFPEELVCFVGLHNADGDTVREFELQESAALPVAVAAMAPGCLNPDPVRARAMLEAAAREFQLTETRLQEKVMEIRMGFGEICSLFDIIQGEGGATLDLLDRVLLEMVEEA